AAAAACTATGATGTACTGTAATGCAATGCAATGATGGTGAAGCTAATAAACTTATGATTATCAATAAAGCAGGAGATTtttctttcattgttttatttcttaCCTAGCTTTTGGGATGGTGTAAGCAGATGCAGCAAACATTCTATGCCAAACACAGGGACCTATTTCCTCTCAGTTGAACACAAAAGGTCTTACTGAAATAAAGGGGGTTTCTGCTGGTGGAGCAGCTTTAACAGTTGCAGCTGGATATCAAACCAGTTCCTTCCACATTTTAACAAGAGAGCTGTAGTCTACAATACATTCCTTCAGTAAGAATGTACTTCTTTGCCTAGAAATCAACAGGGGAAACTGAACATGAGTTCCATCAGCGGCCTCTTCGTATGATGGCACTTCTTTGAAATCTGGCAGGCATTTGTGGAACTATTCAAGTAGCTCTCTTGACCCCATGCAGTCTGTGCACCAAACTTGTACCATGAAATTGTGATGAGAGGGGTTCTCTTGGTGCCTATTCCACAAAGGTGCAACTCCCTTGATTTGAAGACTTGCCAAAACCCATGCCTGAATATTAtgtggcattggggggggggtcttctttAGCCTGGACAAAGTAGATTTGGGATGGTTTTAACTCAGGATAGTATTCTTATACAGTGGGTCTCTTAATTATCAGTGTTGTTTCCTGCCCAAAGCACATGCAGTAGGACACACTAAATAAGGGAATGGCATTTACTATTTGACAAATTTCCAACCAACAATTCAGGTAGCTAAGCTTAGGGATTGTGGGAGACCAGCATGACTTTTGACACTTTCCTTGGGAGGAAGCAGTTCTGCACCCTCTTCATGTCCTATGACCAAGTGCTTTGAAATTTCCCTGAATTTCAAAAGCAGTTGTCtggtctgtttttcttttaagataGATGTGAGGTTCTCTAGACTCTGGCCAGATCTTCCATGTGTACTGGAAAATGTCCCTTACAACATATGAACTTCGTAAACACAGGTTATCTTGTTACAACACAGGGTACAGCAAAATGCTTCTAAAACAACTAGTGAAAGGATTTGTTTAGCAGGCATTTGTATCACATAATATCAATTGCTAATGACAAACCTAAGTGCATAAGTAAGAATATCATACAGACACTGAAGATCTCACAATTGATTTTAGAAAATAATGTAATGGTGTTCTCAGTTTCCCATCTTCCATATACTTGTACTAACGTGGCAGTTTCCCTGTCCATCCCATTTCTGCTGAACCTTCCCTGTAGATTTCCATTCACATGGTAGAGTTAATTATTTACAGAAAGTTTATAATCATTCTTACGTCATGTTGAAAAAAGATGTGGGGCCCAGTTTAGCCATTTCTCCACCATAACATTTATTCAGGATTACATACTCAGTCCTTGCCCATGAAAGCACTAGAAGTTTTCAGTTCTCTGGTGCATTAGAATCCATGGCCATCTAGTTATCCACATGGTCAAATCCATTAACATGCTTGCAACAAGTGCCTTCTCaactatttttttaagaaaagcttgGTATCTTAGCAAGTTTTCTACCCAGATAAATTCACTTTAAAAACTGGTGTCAATATGTCTTCCTCTGTTCCAGGATTTCTTGGCAGCTTTTGTATACTTGGACAAGGCAGTCTAGACGTGGCTTGGAGCTCTATATATAAAGGAGACAAGAGAGACTCAaatggctgaagaactgcaattGAAGCTGAAAGATTAGGGAGGCTTCACCCAAAGCCAGCATGGCtacaggaggggaaaaaaaaaaaggtctcatctagggatgggggagaaatttgattttgtttgcatttaatgTGAACCTACTGAATTCCCACTTACTGAacaaaatacacaaaccaaaacagctatattttgaaattcacactactCTGAATTTTGCTATGCAATTCCTCAACCAAtgtctacaaaaatgcacatcttagagaaaagtgtgcataaaatgcacatattagtgaaaatgacatacaaaataGGGGAGATTGCTCGCATAAATGTAAACATCAACATCTAACTCGGTCACACACACTTGGTGCACACAAACACTCACCTGTCACTGGCACATACACCTGACACACTCTCACCTTTTTCTCTCATACATGCACCTAGACACACTGAACCCAGGCAAACACACCTGACACACAAAGTCCCACCCTATCTTTAATTCTACAAGTTCCTCTATGTAAATCCAAGTTCCCTGATTGGCTATACTGACAAAagtagagagagaggaaggcagaaCAGCCAGTTTGGAGGGACCAGCCACCCCACCAAAATGCTACATATATGTTCTGTTTATgtgcttgttttgtttcttttctggagACAGGGTATATGTCCCTGGTTTGCTGCTGGCTAGGATTTCAAAGAGCCTATCGGCTGATTTGAGATGATGGACAAAAACAAGCTGGAAAATGAATTCTCCATTCTCTGTAAGTAAAAATGTATGGATATAAGCAATgtggaggacaggggtggagAAACAGGGTCGCCCTTTCTGAAGAACATCCACTGCTGCAGGGACTAGTCTGAATGATCAGAGCAGTGATGTTTTAAAAGGCCTAACTTCTTAAGTTTTATCCAAACTATGTCTTCACTGATCTGGTCAGCCACAAAATAAATAGTAGCCTAGAACACCACCCATGCTAACACAATAGAAAGGGCATAAAATTATAACTTTCTACTGCTACTGAGCTGGGCCAAAAACTAAgaaatatttatgtatttaactCCTCACCTCTGCAGTAATTTCCcactccatcccacccaccctttgctCTCTGAGTCCTAATGCCTTTTGAGCTGCTGAAAACAACTCTTAGTGTAAAGTCCATTTGGAAGCTCTCTTATTGAAGGTTGCCACTGAGTTTCATAGAAAAACAGGTTAATTTAGTACGTGCTTATAGAAGTGTTAATTGGCTCAGTGAGATGGTAAATTGTATTCTTTAGAGCTGACAGAACTGAGAAAAGCAAGGGCTTAAATGCACCAAAGGGTGACAAGGGTTACTGCCCCACCTACCTGGGCAAGATCAACTATCCAGAAAGTTCAGCAGTTAATCCATGCTCAATTGAGCATGTCACTGCTGCGTCTAAGGTGCACTGAATTACAAACTAACAGCCACTCTATGTTCTTGGACCCAGGATTGAAAGGAAGATCACGTAAAAAAGTGTTGTGTAGCACTGCAGAGTTCTGAAAATAAGAGGCCACAGTCAAGAGTCTACATGGCCTAACAAATATTTTCTACCATTTCTAACACTCCTGTGCACTTTGATGGACTCACCTGGAACAATGGTACTACCTCTGAAACAACATGAGGTTCCACGGGGTCTTGGAGAAGGATGCACAGGTAATAGATAACCTTTtgctacaaaaacaaacaacacacaAATATAACAATGAGAAAGTTGTTCTGTGCTACCAATTATAAGATTACAACCCTGGTACAAGAAATCGCTACCCACATCTTTATCAGGATGATAATTTCTTCAAGAAAGGATAATGATATCCTAAAGTGGCCAGTAAGGTTTCCTTAGGTTTGAGCCACCTTATAAATTACCGGTATTTTTTAACCAACAGAGAAGAGAATCAAAGAAGTTTCTGGCCCCACCACCCATCTGCCCActgaattaagaacttaaccccaACACACAGTTGGGCCAGGTCTGCAGCCATCCCTCTCCCACTGAGATCTGTTGGTGAGATTCCATTTAGAGTTCTTTCATTTCAAGGGGAAAGGTCAGCTGGTCCTGAAGAACAGAACAGAGCCCTTGGCATCTGACATGGGAAAATCCTttccagaccaaaaaaaaaaaaagcagccctCTGGTTGCTTAAGAAATGAGATAATCAGCAGCATAGTAAAAGAAGTGGCATATTAGGCTTACCATATAGATGGCTTCATTGATGACCACATCTTTTACCTGGTTTATCTCTATAAAGGTTGTACTTTCTTTGCCAGATGCATAGGATGAAGTCATCTGTATTCCAAGTGAGCCAACAATAAGCAGAGACTCCTGGTCAATTTTCACGAAGTGCAGGTACACAAGCAAGCCTATCAGTGTGACAAATATAGCAGCAGAGAGCACCGCACTGTTCTGTAATAGAAACCAAGTCAAGAACATTAGGCCAAATCCTTTAACTGACCTGTTCTCTCAACTACTGATTTGAAGACATGATCATGTCAAACTTCCAAAGAAACTTGAAGCAGCCTAACATTCCAGCTATTGAACAATATGGAATGAGATAATAAATACACAGTAATTGAATTGTGCATTATGCATGTGCCCTTCATGTCAAAAGGTTAAGTATAATCATCTTTATGCTTAGAgataaagagggggaaaggaaacaaaatcaATCATAGATTAATCTTATGAAGTAGTGTAATGAACAGAAAAGAGGCCTGGACATCTAATAGTCTTTCCATagataaatataaaaacaaagagAATGGACTTTCACCTCTCTCACCTGCACTGTTTatctaattgtattttaatggttCCTGTTCATATATGTATTATTGGTAAATGAAGATAAATcaattatgtttttaaaagcacatgtAAACTCCATTAGTACAGTATAATGTAAGAACATGGGGTACCAAAAAATATAAAAAGGCACCAACTTTAACAACTATAGGGAGAAATGAGATATTTTAGAGACTATGCTGGGACAGAAGACCATTTTTTGAACATATCAAACCACAGGACAGCTTTTCACTTTTTTATCTTTCTAAAAAGAACATATAGGGTTTTTTCATGTACTTCTTTGTTTCTGGAATACTCTTGTGTAATTTAATATCTTCCTGACATATCCCTTTTTGTAAGCTACAGCACAGCCTTAGGACTGTTGACATTCCCAAAAATTTGTCCATCGGATTGCAGTCCTAGTTAATAATTCTGAACCGATCAATTCAGAGACATGGTGGGTAAACATAACTTACACAGCAAGCGCTGTACTTCCCCCTGAATATGAATACTTAGGTAAAGCTCTACACAACCCAGAATTTATTTCCAGCATTTAGAAATATTATTTAGTTCAAAAAGTTACTGTCTCTGAGTAATTGACCTTCTTTTATAGAGGAGGTTGTTGAAGCTCAAtatgacttactcccaagtaaatgtataCAGAATTGTAGTCTAGCTTACCTGTTGTCTACTATTTTAAAACATGCACATTCTTATACTGAGAATGTGCAGTAAATTTACAAGCTGCTACAATCAGTCCATGCTAGATTTTCAAAAATCTTCTTTCTAAATCCAGGAATGAGAGAGCAGAGAAGGAAAGGCAATACTGGATCCCACACCTAAACATACTTAACTTTGGAAAGATACACAATAGGGcacagaaaaggcaatcagataagacactatcaggtatcctggcagacaggagagaagcaacacactcaaatttctgctggggaccacctctttctgtgatgtatgtatgatgtttgggggtgggggtggtcttAAGCTACAGAGTAGGCAAttccaaaagtctatataagagcttgcacaccaatgttctgggtccctcctccctcctgctttgGTGGGGTGTTCACCCTGTTACaagagtttaataaagatcaggcttactagctgctttgcttctcaatattctctggttggcctctattacagtggtacctctggttacgaacttaattcgttccggatgtccattcttaacctgaaaccgttcttaacctgaggtaccactttagctaatggggcctcccgctgctgctgcgctgccgccgtgcgatttctgttctcatcctgaggtaaagttcttaacccaaggtactacttccaggttaacagagtctgtaacccaaagtgtttgtaacccaaggtaccactgtatttttctcctaccaatagagaacctacataagaactctatatgggctcttggataccccataaggggaaaggagcagttttttcttaaaaCACTTTGGAAAGATACACAATAGGGTCTCTCCTGTTCTTTTGCTGTGGTACTCTATTCTCTGCATGATAGGCTGCATGCTTCTAGGTACTTGGACTAATTTAGGAAATAGTGTTACAAAGGTTGCACGCCATCCCCAATCTCTGCCAAAGCAGTGCATGAGATTCCAAAGGTTCCAGGTGCTCACTCAAGGCCGTGTTTCTGATGAGAATCAAAATACGGTGAAGACTATAGTGtcttttaagaaatatggtttaattacacatatttacaactgAGTTTATATGAAAGGGGTGTAGCTCTTACAGCATTGTCATTTCAAGAGCAGCTTGTTCTTCACAGCAGCCCAGTAGTGCAGCCAGAGCCATCCTAAGCACCATCCCTTTGTTCTTGCTTCCCAGACAGCTCTCATAGCTGCTGTCCTTCAGCCCCCACATGGTGTTCTCCCTACTTCCTTTCTTGATCCCAGTTGTCCCCTGCTCCAAGCAACACCTCCCCATCTGTCTTGTATTCCAAGCCTAGTTTTTAAAAGGCACATATTTCCTGTGAGCATAGCCTGCCCCCTCCCCCGTTTTTTAATCCTAAACCTTTATCTGCTCCACAGTAAGCATAGCAACTGTTTTGCACAGACAAGGATTTCTCTGGGATGGGCCAtaaacaccttttgtcatgttaacagccTCTATCTGAGGTGAGGCTTTGGCTTGGAAAGGgagcttagcctgtatttttccattgGCCTGGAATCCTCCCTTCAATACaccaaatattatctaaatacGACTGTTCATTCATTTCTACCATTTACTAACAGACTCCGGTTCCCTAGAGCTATGATAATATTTATGTGTCAGAGATAAATACTATTCTAGGAACAGGACTAGATCTTCCATAGAATCCcacaaagtcagaggtttctactgCAATTTTCTAAGCCTACTGAGACTTTTTCCAAGTAAGCATCATGCACAGGTCTACACTGTTAGGGATAGGGTTGCTGGCGAGCAGAAGGAACTTATTCATAGTTaaagtaaaggggcccctgactattaggtccagtagtggccgactctggggttgtggcgctcatctcgctttattggccgagggagccggtgtacagcttccaggtcatgtggccagcatgactaaaccacttctggtaaaccagagcagcgcacggaaacgtcgtttaccttccggccggagcggtacctatttatctacttgcactttgacatgcttttgaactgctaggttggcaggagcagggaccgagcagggatttgaaccgcccttctgatcggcaagtcctaggctctgtggtttaccccacagcgccacccgcgtccctattcataGTTACTACGGAGATTAATGTGCAAAAATGGCTACACACCCCTTTTGAAAACTCCATTGGTTAACCGCATCTCAAAACTGGAGAAGCATAAAAGAACAGCGCTGCTGGATCTAGTCAAGCATGCTGTTCTCTAGCTGCCTAAGTCGACAGAGACTAAGAAGTCTCTGCCTGGCGCCTTCTGAGCAATTGCGCACAAAGAGTTGCGCTGCATGGCTGCAACCCTTATGCACCGTGAATCGGAAGTGAGTCCCATTGGATtcaatggaactcactgccatacACGGGGGTCGGGAAAGAGGGGAGCGGAAGAGTCGCGGGGTGAAGTGGCTGATGTAATACTTGGGGGCAACCCTCAAACGGGACCTTTAGGAGTCCCCGTCCCCGAGGTACCGGCACGTGGCGGAGCCCGTAGGCAAAAGGCGGCCAAAGCCTCTTCCGTACCTGGCTGAGGACGAAGAGCCCGTAGGCCACCAGCCACACGGAGCACGTGACGGCGCTGAGCGAGCGCAGCTGCAGCCTCGGGCAGCGCAC
The Podarcis muralis chromosome 1, rPodMur119.hap1.1, whole genome shotgun sequence DNA segment above includes these coding regions:
- the PIGH gene encoding phosphatidylinositol N-acetylglucosaminyltransferase subunit H isoform X1, which codes for MAEEEGYLALSGERITLQRLHHSASCREFQVRCPRLQLRSLSAVTCSVWLVAYGLFVLSQNSAVLSAAIFVTLIGLLVYLHFVKIDQESLLIVGSLGIQMTSSYASGKESTTFIEINQVKDVVINEAIYMQKVIYYLCILLQDPVEPHVVSEVVPLFQNSAVLHNTFLRDLPFNPGSKNIEWLLVCNSVHLRRSSDMLN
- the PIGH gene encoding phosphatidylinositol N-acetylglucosaminyltransferase subunit H isoform X2, with product MAEEEGYLALSGERITLQRLHHSASCREFQVRCPRLQLRSLSAVTCSVWLVAYGLFVLSQNSAVLSAAIFVTLIGLLVYLHFVKIDQESLLIVGSLGIQMTSSYASGKESTTFIEINQVKDVVINEAIYMQKVIYYLCILLQDPVEPHVVSEVVPLFQSSKPRLDCLVQVYKSCQEILEQRKTY